The following are from one region of the Methanoculleus caldifontis genome:
- a CDS encoding galactose-1-phosphate uridylyltransferase: MFTTREIRTERGVLQYRRESLTGLRCRISPARIGRRIDTAPNLPSSRDGCPFCPGAVGSSTPTFADGSRLRWGESVTFPNLYPFAERHVVTVITRDHAPVGFDPRCLADAISGTAEGLARSPGYASINWNCLPSAGASIVHPHLQGIADVEPTLLAGLYLSAGRRYLADHGRPYWDDLIERERCSGRFLFEDEVFWSANPVPLGEREVRGILPVSTLDELEPYIEPLADGICRVIAFYRNLGTYAFNVSIFFDAPGTAGRGHRAFCSIIARLNPNSLSMCDSAFMERLHLEPVILTLPEDLGALFEEKN; encoded by the coding sequence GCCCGGATCGGACGGCGGATCGACACCGCTCCTAATCTGCCTTCTTCTCGTGACGGCTGCCCGTTCTGCCCCGGTGCCGTAGGCTCCTCCACCCCGACGTTTGCGGACGGCAGCCGTCTCCGGTGGGGCGAGAGCGTGACGTTCCCGAACCTCTACCCCTTTGCGGAGCGCCATGTCGTCACGGTGATCACGCGCGACCACGCGCCCGTCGGGTTCGACCCCCGCTGCCTCGCCGACGCCATCTCCGGGACAGCGGAGGGCCTGGCCCGGTCTCCCGGCTACGCGAGCATCAACTGGAACTGCCTCCCGTCGGCAGGCGCGAGCATCGTCCACCCGCACCTGCAGGGGATTGCCGACGTGGAGCCCACCCTTCTCGCGGGCCTCTACCTCTCCGCCGGCCGCCGTTACCTCGCCGACCACGGCCGCCCCTACTGGGACGACCTGATCGAACGCGAACGCTGCTCAGGCCGGTTCCTCTTCGAGGACGAGGTCTTCTGGTCGGCAAACCCCGTCCCGCTCGGCGAGCGGGAGGTGCGGGGCATCCTCCCGGTCTCGACGCTCGACGAGCTTGAGCCCTATATCGAGCCGCTGGCCGACGGGATCTGCCGGGTCATCGCCTTCTACCGGAATCTCGGCACGTATGCCTTCAACGTCTCGATCTTTTTTGACGCCCCGGGAACCGCCGGGCGGGGTCACCGGGCCTTCTGTTCCATCATCGCGCGGTTAAACCCGAACAGCCTCTCCATGTGCGACTCGGCGTTCATGGAGCGGCTGCACCTGGAGCCGGTCATCCTGACACTCCCTGAAGACCTGGGCGCACTCTTTGAGGAGAAAAATTGA
- a CDS encoding aldehyde dehydrogenase family protein yields MTSPRKFLVGGEWRRSDEVLDVRFPFTGETVGRACLAGSADIEDALRSAERGFEVTRLLPAHRRSAILCALAGQIRDRSAELAETIVLEAGKTRRLAEGEVLRAAQTIEVSAEEARRIDGTILPLDWNEAGEGRVGCLRRFPLGPVLAITPFNFPLNIVCHKLGPAIAAGNSIVIRPASATPFSALMLGEMAIEAGLPPEAISVVPCRSELAERMVQDDRIACLSFTGSPAVGWHLREIAGRKRVGLELGGNAAVIVHSDADLPFAANRIVSGGFSNAGQACISVQRVYLHRPIFDTALGLLVDRVRALAVGDPRDPRTDVGPMISDEAARAAFAKVQDAVGKGAEVAAGGTRDGPLFHPTILFNTTPEMEVNRTEIFAPVVTVTPYKTFEEALALANDSEYGLQAGLFTHDTRRISQAFAELRVGGLVVNDVSTFRMDHAPYGGVRGSGIGREGPKYAIEEMTEERMMVFLP; encoded by the coding sequence ATGACGAGCCCGCGCAAGTTCCTGGTCGGCGGAGAGTGGCGAAGAAGCGATGAGGTCCTGGACGTCCGGTTCCCCTTCACCGGGGAGACGGTCGGCCGGGCCTGCCTTGCCGGGAGCGCGGATATCGAGGACGCCCTCCGTTCTGCGGAGAGAGGCTTTGAGGTCACCAGGCTCCTTCCGGCTCATCGCCGCTCGGCGATCCTCTGCGCCCTTGCCGGTCAGATCAGGGACCGCTCCGCGGAGCTTGCGGAGACGATCGTCCTCGAAGCGGGAAAGACCCGGAGGCTTGCGGAGGGCGAGGTCCTGCGTGCCGCGCAGACGATCGAGGTCTCCGCCGAGGAGGCGCGCCGTATCGACGGCACCATCCTCCCCCTCGACTGGAACGAGGCCGGCGAGGGGCGGGTAGGTTGCCTCCGCCGGTTCCCGCTCGGCCCGGTCCTCGCGATCACGCCGTTCAACTTCCCGCTCAATATCGTCTGCCACAAACTCGGCCCGGCCATCGCCGCCGGAAACTCCATCGTCATCAGGCCTGCATCGGCAACCCCGTTCTCCGCGCTGATGCTCGGGGAGATGGCGATCGAGGCCGGTCTCCCGCCTGAGGCGATCAGCGTCGTCCCCTGCCGCTCCGAGCTGGCCGAGCGGATGGTGCAGGACGACCGGATCGCCTGCCTGAGTTTCACCGGAAGCCCGGCCGTCGGATGGCACCTTCGGGAGATCGCCGGCCGAAAGAGGGTCGGGCTGGAACTCGGCGGCAACGCCGCCGTGATCGTCCACTCCGATGCCGATCTCCCCTTTGCGGCCAATCGGATCGTCTCCGGTGGATTCTCGAACGCAGGCCAGGCCTGCATCTCGGTGCAGCGGGTATACCTCCACCGGCCGATCTTCGATACGGCGCTCGGGCTGCTCGTCGACCGCGTCCGTGCCCTCGCCGTCGGCGATCCCCGCGACCCCCGCACCGACGTGGGGCCTATGATCTCGGATGAAGCCGCCCGTGCGGCGTTTGCGAAGGTGCAGGACGCGGTCGGGAAGGGTGCGGAGGTTGCCGCCGGAGGAACCCGCGACGGTCCGCTCTTCCACCCCACGATCCTCTTCAACACGACCCCTGAGATGGAGGTGAACCGGACCGAGATCTTCGCGCCGGTGGTGACGGTCACCCCCTACAAGACGTTTGAGGAGGCACTCGCGCTCGCGAACGACTCCGAGTACGGGTTGCAGGCCGGCCTCTTCACCCACGATACCCGGCGGATCTCGCAGGCCTTCGCCGAGCTCCGGGTCGGGGGGCTGGTGGTCAACGACGTCTCGACCTTCCGGATGGACCACGCCCCGTACGGCGGGGTCAGGGGTTCGGGCATCGGGCGCGAGGGGCCGAAGTACGCGATCGAGGAGATGACCGAGGAGCGGATGATGGTCTTTTTGCCGTAA
- a CDS encoding F420-dependent methylenetetrahydromethanopterin dehydrogenase encodes MVVKVGIAKLGNIASGVMGELLLDERADREDMITFMATSGTKLQPEDIDRVVSNMKAWGPDFCIVVSPNGILPGPVKAREDLAAAGIPCIVITDDVTTKKEQFEALKASNFGYIIMKADAMIGARREFLDPIEMADYNGNLVKVLSITGAFRKMQMELDKVIDQVKEGKKGADLALPKVVMTTDKAVEGEFSNPYALAKARAAYEIAQSVAGVNVKGCFMTKEWEKYIPIVASAHEMMRQAMILCEEARELEKGMDAVIRKPHKKTGEIVSKTALISKPE; translated from the coding sequence GTGGTTGTTAAAGTAGGAATTGCGAAACTGGGAAATATCGCCAGCGGTGTAATGGGTGAACTCCTTCTTGACGAGCGTGCCGACCGTGAGGATATGATCACCTTCATGGCGACCTCCGGTACGAAGCTGCAGCCCGAGGATATCGACCGCGTGGTCAGCAACATGAAGGCATGGGGCCCGGACTTCTGTATCGTCGTTTCGCCGAACGGCATCCTCCCCGGACCCGTCAAGGCCCGTGAGGACCTCGCAGCGGCCGGGATCCCCTGCATCGTCATCACCGACGACGTCACCACCAAGAAGGAGCAGTTCGAGGCGCTCAAGGCGAGCAACTTCGGCTACATCATCATGAAGGCCGACGCCATGATCGGCGCCCGCCGCGAATTCCTCGACCCCATCGAGATGGCTGACTACAACGGAAACCTCGTCAAGGTCCTCTCCATCACCGGCGCGTTCCGCAAAATGCAGATGGAGCTCGACAAGGTCATCGACCAGGTCAAGGAAGGCAAGAAGGGCGCAGACCTCGCGCTCCCGAAGGTCGTCATGACCACCGACAAGGCTGTCGAGGGCGAGTTCAGCAACCCCTACGCGCTCGCGAAGGCCCGTGCCGCCTACGAGATCGCACAGTCGGTCGCAGGCGTCAACGTCAAGGGCTGCTTCATGACGAAGGAATGGGAGAAGTACATCCCGATCGTCGCGAGCGCTCACGAGATGATGCGCCAGGCCATGATCCTCTGCGAGGAAGCACGCGAACTCGAGAAGGGCATGGACGCGGTCATCAGGAAGCCCCACAAGAAGACCGGCGAGATCGTCTCGAAGACTGCGCTCATCAGCAAGCCCGAGTAA
- a CDS encoding Tfx family DNA-binding protein: MKQGLLTDRQKEVLRYRKKGLTQQQIAEIIHTSKANVCTIEKAALENISRARETLEFLYTLDAVHLCTLQGGLDLLKAPDMIYSEAEKMGLKVKYDTITLINRLRDTNPDRFRGRQVRENVEIYINEDGDLYFG, translated from the coding sequence ATGAAACAAGGTCTGCTTACCGACCGCCAGAAGGAAGTGCTGCGCTACCGGAAGAAAGGGCTGACACAGCAACAGATCGCAGAGATCATCCATACCTCAAAGGCAAACGTCTGCACCATTGAGAAGGCCGCTCTTGAGAATATCTCGCGTGCACGCGAGACGCTCGAGTTCCTCTACACGCTCGATGCCGTCCACCTCTGCACCCTCCAGGGCGGCCTTGACCTGCTCAAAGCTCCCGATATGATCTACAGTGAAGCCGAGAAGATGGGGCTGAAGGTCAAATACGACACGATAACGCTCATTAACAGGCTCAGGGACACGAATCCCGACCGCTTCAGGGGCAGGCAGGTCCGCGAGAACGTCGAGATCTACATCAACGAGGACGGCGACCTGTACTTCGGGTGA
- a CDS encoding 50S ribosomal protein L3 produces the protein MANIHRPRRGSLAYSPRTRAKSPIPRYGSWPDYAGAPAVQGFAGYKVGMTHVIMVDDRKSSPTEGRDVMVPVTVVEVPPMRVAGVRAYSEDTYGKHALTEAWTTDLDEELSRRINVPKNHDTSAAILAIRDAIGAGKVAELYALTYTRPAELTGVPKKVPDLMEMRIAGGSLDEQIAYAEGILGKEIELTGNLEVGEYVDVTAVTTGKGTQGPVKRWGVQVRKRKHSRGGKKRHIGTLGPWNPHHIRWQVPQMGQMGYQQRTEFNKRILKIGTNGDDVTPAGGFLHYGLVRGPYVLIKGSVPGPNKRLIRIRPAIRQGEQTVRAPTINFVSTQSMQG, from the coding sequence ATGGCGAACATTCACAGGCCACGCAGAGGATCTCTTGCGTACAGCCCGAGAACGCGGGCAAAAAGCCCGATCCCCCGCTACGGCTCATGGCCGGACTACGCGGGAGCCCCGGCTGTGCAGGGATTTGCCGGGTACAAAGTGGGGATGACCCACGTCATCATGGTGGACGACCGCAAGAGCAGTCCCACCGAAGGCAGAGACGTGATGGTGCCGGTGACCGTGGTTGAGGTCCCGCCCATGAGAGTGGCGGGCGTGCGCGCATACAGCGAGGACACCTACGGGAAGCACGCGCTGACCGAGGCTTGGACGACCGACCTCGACGAGGAGTTGTCCCGCCGCATCAACGTCCCGAAGAACCACGACACCAGCGCGGCTATTCTCGCTATCCGGGACGCTATCGGCGCCGGCAAGGTAGCAGAACTCTACGCTCTGACCTACACCCGGCCCGCAGAGCTCACCGGTGTCCCGAAGAAGGTCCCCGACCTGATGGAGATGCGGATCGCCGGCGGAAGCCTCGATGAGCAGATCGCGTACGCAGAGGGAATCCTCGGCAAAGAGATCGAACTCACCGGGAACCTCGAGGTCGGCGAGTACGTCGACGTGACCGCGGTCACTACCGGTAAGGGCACCCAGGGCCCCGTCAAGCGCTGGGGTGTCCAGGTCCGGAAGCGGAAACACTCCCGCGGCGGCAAAAAGCGTCACATCGGCACCCTCGGTCCGTGGAATCCTCACCACATCAGGTGGCAGGTCCCCCAGATGGGCCAGATGGGCTACCAGCAGCGCACTGAGTTCAACAAGCGCATCTTGAAGATCGGCACGAACGGCGACGACGTCACGCCGGCAGGCGGTTTCCTCCACTACGGCCTTGTGCGCGGTCCTTACGTGCTGATCAAGGGCTCCGTTCCCGGCCCGAACAAGCGGCTGATCCGGATCCGTCCCGCAATTCGGCAGGGTGAACAAACCGTCCGCGCGCCGACGATCAACTTCGTCAGCACGCAGAGCATGCAGGGGTGA
- the rpl4p gene encoding 50S ribosomal protein L4 — MKAQVRTLTGEVAHEIDLPEIFTEEYRPDLIKRAVLALQSTRFQPHGTDPYAGIRTSAESWGSGRGVAQVPRLKNGSRVARVPQATGGRAAHPPKVEKVLVKEINRKEKRKAFRSAVAASTSAELIQGRGHLYEVAGSLPLVFEDRFEGVTRTGDVIAALTALGVYADVERAKDSKKVRAGRGTMRGRRYKQRKSVLIVTGNEPLRAARNLAGVDAVAVDQLNTELLAPGTQAGRLTVWTESAIRRLEELS, encoded by the coding sequence ATGAAGGCACAGGTTCGAACACTGACAGGTGAGGTCGCTCACGAGATCGATCTCCCGGAAATCTTTACGGAAGAATACAGACCCGACCTGATTAAGCGGGCAGTCCTCGCGCTCCAGAGCACCCGGTTCCAGCCGCACGGGACCGACCCCTACGCCGGCATCCGCACCTCGGCAGAGTCCTGGGGTAGCGGGCGCGGTGTCGCTCAGGTTCCCCGTCTGAAGAACGGCAGCAGGGTGGCCCGGGTGCCCCAGGCAACCGGCGGGCGTGCAGCGCACCCCCCGAAGGTCGAGAAGGTCCTCGTCAAGGAGATCAACCGCAAGGAGAAGAGGAAGGCTTTCCGCTCTGCCGTTGCAGCCAGCACGTCTGCCGAACTCATCCAGGGACGCGGGCACCTCTACGAGGTCGCAGGCAGCCTCCCGCTGGTCTTTGAGGACCGGTTCGAGGGGGTCACCCGGACGGGCGACGTTATCGCGGCACTCACGGCTCTCGGAGTCTATGCCGACGTCGAGCGGGCGAAGGACAGCAAGAAGGTCCGTGCAGGACGCGGAACCATGCGTGGCCGCCGCTACAAGCAGCGCAAGAGCGTCCTCATCGTCACCGGGAACGAGCCGCTCCGGGCAGCCCGGAACCTCGCCGGCGTCGATGCCGTCGCGGTCGACCAGCTGAACACCGAACTGCTCGCACCCGGCACACAGGCAGGACGCCTGACGGTCTGGACGGAGTCTGCAATCAGGAGGCTGGAGGAGCTCTCATGA
- a CDS encoding 50S ribosomal protein L23, producing MILKYPFVTEKATMMLEGENKLQFIVTRDATKHDVKRELESLFDQEVAEVRTMMTMKGEKKAIVKFADAKAAEEILSRLGIM from the coding sequence ATGATACTGAAATACCCGTTCGTTACTGAGAAGGCAACGATGATGCTCGAGGGCGAGAACAAACTCCAGTTCATCGTCACGAGAGACGCCACGAAGCATGACGTCAAGCGTGAACTCGAGTCCCTCTTCGATCAGGAAGTGGCCGAGGTCCGGACCATGATGACCATGAAGGGCGAGAAGAAGGCCATTGTAAAGTTTGCGGACGCGAAAGCGGCTGAAGAGATCCTCAGCCGGCTGGGAATAATGTAA
- a CDS encoding 50S ribosomal protein L2: MAHRIIAQSRGKGGPSYRAPSHRYKAELKHLGTNTVLVSGKVVDIEHDPARHAPIALVKLESGEKVYMLATEGLGIGEQISWGPGGAVKNGNTLPLREVPVGVYVCNVEARPNDGGKFVRSSGVQALVIGKADDGRVGIRMPSGKNKWFNGVCMATVGIVAGGGRGEKPFVKAGKKAFHVRSSAERWPRVKGVCMNVIDHPFGGGGHQHCGRPKTVSHGTSPGRKVGHIAARRTGKWKK, encoded by the coding sequence ATGGCACACCGAATTATAGCACAGAGCCGCGGTAAGGGCGGCCCGTCTTACCGTGCACCGTCGCACCGGTATAAGGCCGAACTGAAGCACCTGGGAACGAACACCGTTCTGGTCTCCGGGAAAGTCGTGGATATCGAGCACGATCCCGCTCGCCACGCGCCGATCGCCCTCGTCAAGCTCGAGAGCGGCGAGAAGGTCTACATGCTCGCCACCGAAGGTCTCGGTATCGGCGAGCAGATCTCCTGGGGGCCCGGCGGTGCCGTGAAGAACGGCAACACCCTGCCGCTCCGGGAGGTTCCGGTCGGTGTATACGTCTGCAACGTCGAAGCCAGGCCAAACGACGGCGGCAAGTTCGTCCGCTCGAGCGGCGTCCAGGCCCTTGTCATCGGCAAGGCAGACGACGGCAGAGTCGGCATCAGGATGCCCAGCGGCAAGAACAAGTGGTTCAACGGTGTCTGTATGGCAACCGTCGGTATCGTTGCCGGCGGCGGACGGGGCGAAAAACCGTTCGTCAAGGCAGGAAAGAAGGCTTTCCACGTCAGGTCCTCCGCCGAGCGGTGGCCCCGCGTCAAGGGTGTCTGCATGAACGTCATCGACCACCCGTTCGGCGGCGGTGGCCACCAGCACTGCGGACGGCCGAAGACCGTATCCCACGGCACGTCCCCAGGGCGAAAGGTCGGACATATTGCCGCCCGGAGAACCGGTAAGTGGAAGAAGTGA
- a CDS encoding 30S ribosomal protein S19: MAKKTQKRMPRRREEFTYHGYSVEDLQQMALSELLPLMPARARRKFDRGLSREHEKLLADVRSGGDNIRTHLRDMIIMPEMVGKTIEIHTGKEFQKVEIQPEAVFHYLGEFALTRRRVSHGSAGIGATRSSKYVPLK, encoded by the coding sequence ATGGCAAAGAAGACACAGAAGCGAATGCCGCGGCGGCGCGAGGAGTTCACCTATCATGGCTACTCCGTCGAGGATCTGCAGCAGATGGCTCTCTCCGAGCTGCTGCCGCTCATGCCTGCCCGGGCACGCAGGAAATTTGACCGCGGCCTCTCCCGGGAGCACGAGAAACTCCTCGCTGACGTCCGGTCGGGAGGCGACAACATCCGCACCCATCTCCGCGACATGATCATCATGCCCGAGATGGTGGGGAAGACGATCGAGATCCACACTGGAAAAGAGTTCCAGAAGGTCGAGATCCAGCCCGAGGCAGTCTTCCACTACCTCGGTGAATTTGCACTGACCCGCAGGAGGGTCTCCCACGGAAGCGCCGGTATCGGTGCGACCCGGTCGAGTAAGTACGTACCGCTGAAGTGA
- a CDS encoding 50S ribosomal protein L22, translating into MARTEYSAKIEGENVARAKANELPVSPKHSIEIARFIRNKTTVEAKAYLNDVVALKKAIPFKRFNRNVAHKRGLQKWPAGRYPVKAAEAYIRLLDSVEKNAEYIGLDAGKLRIDHVAANAGRGLKAFFPRAMGRATPKRRETVNIEIVVSEVA; encoded by the coding sequence ATGGCACGAACAGAGTATTCAGCAAAAATTGAGGGCGAGAACGTCGCTCGCGCAAAAGCGAACGAGCTTCCCGTCTCTCCCAAGCACTCGATCGAGATTGCCAGATTCATCCGGAACAAGACCACCGTCGAGGCAAAGGCATACCTCAACGACGTGGTGGCGCTCAAGAAGGCCATCCCCTTCAAGCGGTTCAACCGGAACGTCGCCCACAAGCGCGGCCTTCAGAAGTGGCCTGCAGGCCGGTACCCGGTCAAGGCTGCCGAGGCCTACATCAGGCTCCTCGACTCCGTCGAGAAGAACGCCGAGTACATCGGCCTTGACGCTGGAAAGCTCCGGATCGATCACGTCGCCGCAAACGCCGGCCGTGGCCTTAAGGCGTTCTTCCCGCGTGCGATGGGTCGCGCCACCCCGAAACGCAGGGAGACCGTGAACATCGAGATCGTTGTGAGTGAGGTGGCGTAA
- a CDS encoding 30S ribosomal protein S3 has protein sequence MAIEKKFITDGVRKVCVEKYLTKELKRAGYGGMDMTRTPLGTQVTIFAEKPGIVIGKGGKQVRQLTQDLATTYDIESPQVEVQQVQNPNFNAQIMAERLANALERGWYFRKAGSSTIRRVMDSGALGCEVIVAGKLTGARARTQKFTEGYVKHSGEPSETIVEKGYAIAIKKLGTIGVQVKIVPPDAKLPDTFEVLKPEPKKAPAEIPEPEEVGEEFEEVLEENARAEYAEER, from the coding sequence ATGGCAATTGAGAAGAAATTTATCACTGACGGTGTGCGCAAGGTCTGCGTCGAGAAGTACCTCACGAAGGAACTCAAGCGGGCAGGCTACGGCGGCATGGATATGACCCGGACGCCGCTCGGCACCCAGGTGACCATCTTTGCCGAGAAGCCCGGCATCGTTATCGGAAAGGGTGGCAAGCAGGTCCGGCAGCTGACGCAGGACCTCGCCACCACCTACGATATCGAGTCTCCCCAGGTGGAAGTCCAGCAGGTTCAGAACCCCAACTTCAACGCCCAGATCATGGCCGAGCGGCTGGCGAACGCTCTCGAACGCGGCTGGTACTTCCGGAAGGCCGGATCGAGTACGATCCGCCGTGTGATGGACTCCGGCGCTCTCGGCTGCGAGGTTATCGTCGCCGGGAAGCTGACCGGCGCCCGGGCCCGGACCCAGAAGTTCACCGAGGGGTATGTCAAGCACTCCGGCGAGCCCAGCGAGACGATCGTCGAGAAGGGCTACGCGATCGCGATCAAGAAACTCGGCACCATCGGTGTCCAGGTCAAGATCGTCCCGCCGGATGCGAAGCTGCCCGACACCTTCGAGGTCCTCAAACCCGAGCCGAAGAAGGCTCCGGCCGAGATTCCGGAGCCTGAAGAGGTCGGCGAGGAGTTCGAGGAAGTTCTCGAGGAGAACGCCCGTGCTGAGTATGCGGAGGAGAGATAA
- the rpmC gene encoding 50S ribosomal protein L29, whose amino-acid sequence MAIFRAKEVKQLSDTELMEQEQKLSLELIQERGKVSAGGATENPGRIREVRRTIARIQTEKNARRNA is encoded by the coding sequence ATGGCAATCTTTCGCGCAAAGGAAGTGAAGCAGCTCTCCGATACCGAACTCATGGAGCAGGAGCAGAAACTCTCCCTCGAACTGATCCAGGAGCGGGGGAAAGTCAGCGCCGGCGGTGCCACCGAGAACCCCGGAAGGATCCGCGAGGTCAGGAGAACGATCGCGCGCATCCAGACCGAGAAGAACGCACGGAGGAACGCATGA
- a CDS encoding ribonuclease P protein component 1 codes for MISPQNVLRHELIGLDVLVARASNPGHVGVSGRIVDETKNTLVIVTGLGEKRIPKRFSVFRLRLPDGTTVDVDGSSLETQPERRINMRIR; via the coding sequence ATGATCTCTCCCCAGAACGTCCTGAGGCACGAGTTGATCGGCCTGGACGTTCTGGTCGCCCGCGCGAGCAACCCGGGTCATGTCGGGGTGTCGGGTCGCATCGTCGATGAGACCAAGAACACCCTGGTCATCGTGACCGGGCTGGGAGAGAAGCGGATACCGAAACGGTTCAGCGTGTTCCGCCTCCGGCTTCCGGACGGCACAACCGTCGATGTCGATGGTTCGAGTCTGGAGACACAGCCGGAACGGCGGATCAACATGCGCATCAGATAA
- a CDS encoding 30S ribosomal protein S17: protein MARNIGLDVPIPETECKDANCPFHGTLPVHGQVITGKVVSDRMNGSVVVEREYLHYVKKYKRYEKRRSRYHAHSTPCLNASTGDVVKIAECRPLSKTKSFVVVEVMKE from the coding sequence ATGGCACGAAACATTGGGTTGGACGTCCCCATTCCGGAGACGGAGTGTAAGGACGCAAATTGTCCGTTTCACGGCACTTTGCCAGTACACGGCCAGGTGATTACCGGCAAAGTCGTGAGCGACCGTATGAACGGTTCCGTCGTCGTGGAGCGGGAATACCTCCACTACGTCAAGAAGTACAAGCGATACGAGAAGCGCCGGTCCCGGTACCACGCCCACAGCACCCCTTGCCTCAACGCGAGCACGGGTGATGTGGTCAAGATCGCGGAGTGCCGCCCGCTCTCGAAGACGAAGAGTTTTGTGGTGGTTGAGGTGATGAAGGAATGA
- the rpl14p gene encoding 50S ribosomal protein L14 produces the protein MKAMQATIPRALATGSRMVCSDNTGARLVEILSVDGYHGVRRRQPCMGVGDIATVSVKKGTPDMRRKLEKAVVIRQKKEIRRPNGIRLSFEDNAMVLINERGEPKGTEIKGAVPREIAERYPKIASMATIIV, from the coding sequence ATGAAGGCGATGCAGGCGACCATTCCGCGGGCTCTTGCCACCGGCTCCCGGATGGTCTGCTCCGACAACACCGGTGCACGGCTTGTCGAGATCCTCTCGGTCGACGGCTACCACGGTGTCAGGCGCCGGCAGCCCTGCATGGGCGTCGGCGACATCGCGACCGTGAGCGTCAAGAAGGGCACCCCCGACATGCGGAGGAAGCTCGAGAAGGCTGTGGTCATCCGACAGAAGAAGGAGATCCGCCGCCCGAACGGCATCCGGCTCTCGTTCGAGGACAACGCCATGGTGCTCATCAACGAGCGCGGCGAACCGAAAGGAACCGAGATCAAGGGCGCTGTCCCCCGTGAGATCGCGGAACGCTATCCCAAGATCGCCTCCATGGCGACGATCATCGTGTAA
- the rplX gene encoding 50S ribosomal protein L24, whose protein sequence is MVRIASKQPRKQRKARYNAPNHTRGHFISAPLSPELRGKYNVRRTRVVKGDTVKVLRGDFSGDEGIVDAVDMKMCRLIVHGVMVTKADGTEVPRPVDPSNVLITKLNLKDKLREERLGGGA, encoded by the coding sequence ATGGTACGCATAGCAAGCAAACAGCCGAGAAAACAGCGTAAGGCACGTTACAACGCGCCGAACCACACCCGGGGTCACTTCATCTCCGCACCGCTCTCCCCCGAACTCCGCGGGAAGTACAATGTCCGGAGGACCCGCGTGGTCAAGGGCGACACCGTGAAGGTGCTCCGCGGAGACTTCAGCGGTGACGAAGGCATCGTCGATGCAGTGGACATGAAGATGTGCCGGCTGATCGTGCACGGTGTGATGGTGACGAAGGCCGACGGGACCGAGGTCCCAAGACCGGTCGACCCCTCGAACGTGCTGATCACGAAGCTCAACCTGAAAGACAAACTCCGTGAGGAGAGACTTGGAGGCGGAGCGTAA
- a CDS encoding 30S ribosomal protein S4e, with product MSNHLKRLVAPGSWHIPKKVQKFVMKTAPGPHNAGALPVGVWLREHIKVAENASEVRKILHQRDVIVNGRACRNPQMGLGVFDIVSIPKIGKHYRIQLDKRGNLVAVEISADSAKTRLCKVRNKTTIRGGKVQLNLMFGANILADNTYKAKDSIVVTLGEGEDRFRIVDHFPFAEGNVAMIVGGKHSGKVGRIVEIIRTASSVPNRAILMDESAGERFETIEDYVFMVGRSAIAPELEASA from the coding sequence ATGTCAAATCACCTCAAGCGGCTGGTAGCGCCAGGATCCTGGCATATCCCGAAGAAAGTACAGAAATTCGTCATGAAGACCGCCCCCGGTCCTCACAACGCCGGCGCTCTGCCGGTCGGTGTCTGGCTCCGTGAGCACATCAAGGTCGCAGAGAACGCGAGCGAGGTCAGAAAGATCCTGCACCAGCGTGACGTCATCGTCAACGGCCGGGCCTGCAGGAACCCGCAGATGGGCCTCGGGGTCTTCGATATCGTCTCGATCCCGAAGATCGGAAAGCACTACCGCATACAGCTCGACAAGCGGGGCAACCTGGTTGCCGTCGAGATCTCCGCGGACTCCGCGAAGACCCGGCTCTGCAAGGTCCGGAACAAGACCACGATCCGGGGCGGCAAGGTGCAGCTGAATCTCATGTTCGGCGCAAACATCCTCGCCGACAACACCTACAAAGCAAAGGACTCCATCGTCGTGACCCTCGGGGAGGGCGAAGACCGGTTCCGGATCGTCGACCACTTCCCCTTCGCGGAGGGCAACGTCGCCATGATCGTCGGCGGCAAGCACTCCGGGAAGGTCGGCAGGATCGTCGAGATCATCAGGACCGCAAGTTCCGTCCCGAACCGTGCGATCCTCATGGACGAGTCTGCAGGCGAGCGCTTCGAGACCATCGAAGATTACGTCTTCATGGTCGGCCGCTCCGCGATTGCACCTGAACTGGAGGCTTCGGCATGA